A DNA window from Nyctibius grandis isolate bNycGra1 chromosome 25, bNycGra1.pri, whole genome shotgun sequence contains the following coding sequences:
- the PHLDB1 gene encoding pleckstrin homology-like domain family B member 1 isoform X8, producing MPRAPRGVTPAHWPRASSTFQCTQPPAFTPIKSCQRHRLRLWVPREPAAGSAPSLRPAGRAGAGRGRRRRRDGTGRRSGGAEQPMPESTRRLRAGTMEAPGRIPASPARRVQTIIQNSPLDLIDTGKGLKVQTEKPHLVSLGSGRLSTAITLLPLEEGRTTIGTAARDIVLQGPGLAPQHCYIENARGTLTLHPCGNACAIDGVPLRRPTRLTQGCTICLGQATFLRFNHPAEAKWMKSMIPAGSRSPATLYGLSAEPEALVNGGRQPAERGCPSHSSLVSSIEKDLQDIMDSLVLEEPVSPSGKKPPTRGRSPLSSVVNGGGHCLLSPPHSPGAASGGSSYENASPPFSPLSSPASSGGYTSPSPSSQEQGPAVPPLVPLRSSSYNHAVQPPPQRPPPPPGGGPGEPWPAERLGDHRAGSPRLTPRAAPRPRAALQERPPSPFRDPPAPSRQPAGRAVPEARLQPPESPRAARRNMESMRELPPLSPSLSRRAASPRAAPDAPSPQPRLGREVPGSPRARRKGLEEPRGAGSPSPPLPAETPPRRPSFGTCLSPVYGLGSPAMPSPRQSPRAPRKPLGDPRPPAGLRERKNSITEISDNEDELLEYHRRQRQERVREQEMERLERQRLETILNLCAEYTKTDGTEPGDVHQLLAGEADAGRRVPRGAVALGHATKELRQRESLERSDEENLKEECSSTESTHHEHEELAGPRAKEAQRLEEERAGVLGRLDQLKGRLKELEQQLQETSREAEMERALLQGEREAEAARLRQEQEAAQQLQEKLSSLDASIRKERDKERAKVDAERKELEQLRVLYHESKSHLAKCPESMREPLREQMRREAEALETEAKLFEDLEFQQLERESRLEEEREARGQQLLQSRAECHRSIARRKERVAALDAQAAQVRLQSAQEAERLARERNGVLQLLQKEKEKLVSLERRYQLITGGRSFPKMSSALREETLHISEPYELLEGTKPLSPLPAAAASLASPASRSYPKAQEEYMRLSDVFRFCSNAHGPSPDTKASAAGPAAAQRSFLLAVPPAADEYVTVEQLSGILGGLRAPAASPLGCAPPTPSSSGCAAPPPPLPSLSSPSISAKMGQQLPGGPVWLPALDLEKWYQEVMAGFETSSSSVSPPSSPPPLPAKVHSSHKPLQVYRTKTEGDAGALTPRMKSGTPSSSQLNLSVLGRSPSPKGPPSPAGSLPRNLAATLQDIETKRQLALQQKGQQVIEEQKRRLAELKQKAAAEAQSQWEALHGQPPFPAAFPGLVHHSILHHHRPHGVGPRAEELDHAYDTLSLESSDSVETSISTGNNSACSPDNFSSASGMEAGKMEEMEKMLKEAQAEKSRLMECREREMELRQQALEDERRRREQLERRLQDETARRQKLVEKEVKLREKHFSQARPLTRYLPIRKEDFDLRLHIESSGHSVDTCYHVILTEKMCKGYLVKMGGKIKSWKKRWFVFDRMKRTLSYYVDKHETKLKGVIYFQAIEEVYYDHLRSAAKSPNPALTFCVKTHDRLYYMVAPSAEAMRIWMDVIVTGAEGYTQFMN from the exons ATGCCGAGGGCCCCCCGTGGTGTGACCCCTGCCCACTGGCCCAGGGCGTCGAGCACATTCCAGTGTACACAGCCCCCCGCCTTCACCCCAATAAAGTCTTGTCAAAGGCACCGGCTCAGGCTCTGGGTCCCGCGGGAGCCGGCGGCGGGGTCAGCCCCGTCCCTCCGCCccgcggggcgggccggggcggggcgaggacggcggcggcggcgggacgggacgggacggcgGAGCGGCGGAGCCGAG CAGCCCATGCCCGAGAGCACCCGGCGTCTCCGAGCGGGCACCATGGAGGCACCCGGCAGGATCCCAGCCAGCCCGGCCCGCAGAGTCCAGACCATCATCCAG aaCAGCCCCCTGGACCTGATCGACACGGGCAAGGGGCTGAAGGTGCAGACGGAGAAGCCGCACTTGGTGAGCCTGGGCAGCGGCCGGCTCAGCACCGCCATCACGCTCCTGCCCCTGGAGGAAG GGAGGACCACCATCGGCACGGCCGCGAGGGACATCGTCCTGCAGGGCCCCGGGCTGGCGCCCCAGCACTGCTACATCGAGAACGCCCGGGGGACGCTGACCCTGCACCCCTGCGGCAACGCCTGCGCCATCGACGGCGTGCCGCTCCGGCGGCCCACGCGCCTCACCCAAG GGTGCACCATCTGCCTGGGCCAGGCCACCTTCCTCCGCTTCAACCACCCTGCCGAGGCCAAGTGGATGAAGAGCATGATCCCGGCGGGGAGCAGGAGCCCGGCGACTCTCTACGGGCTGTCAGCAG AGCCCGAGGCCCTGGTGAACGGCGGCCGCCAGCCGGCTGAGCGTGGGTGTCCCAGCCACAGCTCCCTCGTCAGCTCCATCGAGAAGGACCTGCAGGACATCATGGACTCgctggtgctggaggagccGGTGTCCCCCTCTGGCAAGAAGCCACCCACCCGCGGCCGGTCCCCGCTCTCCTCTGTGGTGAATGGGGGCGGGCATTGCCTCCTGTCCCCCCCGCACAGCCCCGGGGCCGCCTCGGGGGGCTCCAGCTACGAGAATGcctccccccccttctccccgctctcctccccagccagcagcgGTGGCTACACCAGCCCCTCGcccagcagccaggagcagggtcCAGCCGTGCCCCCCCTCGTCCCCCTCCGCTCCTCCAGCTACAACCATGCTGTGCAGCCACCCCCCCAGcgcccgccccccccacccGGTGGGGGTCCCGGTGAGCCGTGGCCAGCTGAGAGGCTCGGGGACCACCGGGCAGGCAGCCCCCGGCTGACCCCCAGGGCGGCACCGCGGCCGCGGGCAGCCCTGCAGGAgcggccccccagccccttcagggaccccccggcccccagccGGCAGCCCGCCGGCAGGGCAGTCCCAGAGGCCCGGCTGCAGCCCCCCGAGAGCCCGCGGGCGGCCCGGAGGAACATGGAGAGCATGCGGGAGCtgccccccctgagcccctcCTTGTCACGCCGGGCCGCCagcccccgggcagcccctgacgccccctccccgcagccccggctgggcagggaggtgcCCGGCAGTCCCCGCGCCAGGCGCAAGGGCCTGGAGGAGCCAAGGGGTGCTGGGAGCCCCTCGCCCCCACTGCCGGCGGAGACCCCCCCACGCCGCCCCAGCTTCGGCACCTGCCTGAGCCCGGTGTACGGGCTGGGCTCCCCGGCCATGCCCTCGCCCCGGCAGAGCCCCCGCGCCCCCAGGAAGCCCTTGGGGGACCCACGGCCGccggcggggctgcgggagcgCAAGAACAGCATCACCGAGATCAGCGACAACGAGGACGAGCTGCTGGAGTACCACCGGCGGCAGCGGCAGGAGCGGGTGCGGGAGCAGGAGATGGAGCGCCTG GAGCGGCAGCGGCTGGAGACCATCCTGAACCTCTGTGCCGAGTACACCAAGACAGACGGCACCGAGCCGGGCGACGTGCACCAGCTCCTGGCTGGCGAGGCGGATGCTGGCCGGCGCGTGCCCAGGGGTGCCGTGGCTCTGGGCCACGCCACCAAAGAGCTGCGGCAGAGGGAGAGCCTGGAGAGGTCAGACGAGGAGAACCTGAAGGAGGAGTGCAGCAGCACGGAGAGCACCCACCACGAG CACGAAGAGCTGGCAGGCCCCCGGGCCAAGGAGGCGCAGCGGCTGGAGGAGGAGCGCGCCGGCGTGCTTGGCCGCCTGGACCAGCTGAAGGGCCGCCtcaaggagctggagcagcagctgcaggagacgTCGCGAGAG GCGGAGATGGAGCGGGCGCTGCTGCAGGGCGAGCGGGAGGCGGAGGCGGCGCGGCTGCGGCAGGAGCAGGAGGCGgcgcagcagctgcaggagaagcTCTCCAGCCTGGACGCCAGCATCCGGAAGGAGCGGGACAAG GAAAGGGCAAAGGTTGATGCTGAAAGGAAGGAGCTAGAGCAACTCCGGGTGCTTTACCATGAGTCGAAGAGCCACCTTGCTAAGTGCCCCGAGTCAATGCGGGAGCCGTTGCGGGAGCAGATGCGAAGG GAGGCGGAGGCGCTGGAGACGGAGGCCAAGCTGTTTGAGGACCTGGAGTTCCAGCAGCTGGAGCGGGAGAGCCGCCTCGAGGAGGAGCGCGAGGCCCGgggccagcagctcctgcagagccGGGCCGAGTGCCACCGCAGCATCGCCCGCAGGAAG GAGCGGGTGGCTGCCCTGGatgcccaggctgcccaggtcCGGCTGCAGAGCGCCCAGGAGGCCGAGCGCCTGGCCAGGGAGAGGAACGGcgtcctgcagctcctgcagaag gagaaggagaagctCGTGTCTCTGGAGAGGCGATACCAGCTCATCACAGGTGGCAGGAGCTTCCCCAAAATGTCCTCAGCTCTCAGAGAG GAGACCCTCCATATCTCAGAGCCTTATGAGCTGTTGGAGGGAACTAAGCCCCTGAGCCCCCTGCCAGCAGCGGCTGCCTCCTTAGCTTCTCCTGCCTCCCGCTCCTACCCCAAGGCACAAGAG GAGTACATGAGGCTGTCTGACGTTTTCAGGTTCTGCAGCAATGCGCACGGCCCCAGCCCGGACACTAAAGCTtctgctgctggccctgctgccgCTCAGCGCTCTTTCTTGCTTGCTGTACCTCCCGCAGCCGATGAG TACGTGACCGTTGAGCAGCTCTCGGGCATCCTGGGCGGCCTCCGCGCCCCTGCTGCTTCCCCGCTGGGCTGCGCCCCTCCGACTCCTTCATCCTCAGGCTGTgccgctcctcctcctcctcttccgtctctctcttctccttccatcTCCGCAAAG ATGGGGCAGCAGCTGCCGGGGGGCCCCGTGTGGCTCCCGGCTCTTGATTTAGAGAAGTGGTACCAGGAGGTCATGGCTGGCTTTGagacttcctcctcctctgtctctcctccttcttcccctcctccgCTTCCAGCTAAAGTTCACTCCTCTCATAAGCCTCTCCAG GTCTATCGTACCAAAACGGAGGGTGATGCTGGTGCCCTCACCCCTCGGATGAAGAGCGGGACCCCCTCGTCCTCACAGCTCAACCTCTCGGTGCTGGGTCGCAGCCCCTCGCCCAAG ggcccccccagcccggcggGCAGCCTGCCCCGCAACCTGGCGGCCACGCTGCAGGACATCGAGACCAAGCGCCAGCTGGCCCTGCAGCAGAAGG GTCAGCAGGTGATCGAGGAGCAGAAGCGGCGGCTGGCAGAGCTGAAGCAGAAAGCGGCCGCCGAGGCTCAGTCCCAGTGGGAAGCCCTGCACGGGCAGCCCCCCTTCCCTGCCGCCTTCCCTGGGCTCGTGCATCACTCCATCCTCCACCACCACCGCCCCCACGGCGTCGGGCCCCGGGCCGAGGAGCTGGACCACGCGTACGACACCCTCAGCCTGGAGAGCTCGGACAGCGTGGAGACCAGCATTTCCACCGGCAACAACTCTGCCTGCTCGCCCGACAACTTCTCCAG TGCCAGCGGGATGGAGGCGGGGAagatggaggagatggagaagatgCTGAAGGAGGCGCAGGCGGAGAAGTCGCGTCTGATGGAGTGCCGG GAGCGGGAGATGGAGCTGCGGCAGCAGGCGCTGGAGGACGAGCGCCGGCGCCGGGAGCAGCTGGAACGCCGGCTGCAGGACGAGACCGCGCGGCGGCAGAAGCTGGTGGAGAAGGAGGTCAAGCTGCGGGAGAAGCACTTCTCACAG GCTCGTCCCCTGACGCGGTACCTGCCCATCCGTAAGGAGGATTTTGACCTGCGGCTGCACATCGAGTCCTCGGGCCACAGCGTGGACACCTGCTACCACGTCATCCTGACGGAGAAGATGTGCAAGGGCTACCTGGTCAAGATGGGTGGCAAGATCAAGTCTTGGAAGAAGCGCTGGTTTGTCTTTGACCGCATGAAGCGCACCCTCTCCTACTACGTGG ATAAACACGAGACGAAGCTGAAGGGCGTTATCTACTTCCAAGCCATCGAAGAGGTTTACTACGACCATCTCCGCAGCGCAGCAAAG AGCCCCAACCCTGCGCTCACCTTCTGCGTCAAGACCCACGACCGCCTCTACTACATGGTGGCCCCCTCGGCCGAGGCCATGCGCATCTGGATGGACGTCATCGTCACCGGGGCCGAGGGGTACACCCAGTTCATGAACTGA
- the PHLDB1 gene encoding pleckstrin homology-like domain family B member 1 isoform X13: protein MPRAPRGVTPAHWPRASSTFQCTQPPAFTPIKSCQRHRLRLWVPREPAAGSAPSLRPAGRAGAGRGRRRRRDGTGRRSGGAEQPMPESTRRLRAGTMEAPGRIPASPARRVQTIIQNSPLDLIDTGKGLKVQTEKPHLVSLGSGRLSTAITLLPLEEGRTTIGTAARDIVLQGPGLAPQHCYIENARGTLTLHPCGNACAIDGVPLRRPTRLTQGCTICLGQATFLRFNHPAEAKWMKSMIPAGSRSPATLYGLSAEPEALVNGGRQPAERGCPSHSSLVSSIEKDLQDIMDSLVLEEPVSPSGKKPPTRGRSPLSSVVNGGGHCLLSPPHSPGAASGGSSYENASPPFSPLSSPASSGGYTSPSPSSQEQGPAVPPLVPLRSSSYNHAVQPPPQRPPPPPGGGPGEPWPAERLGDHRAGSPRLTPRAAPRPRAALQERPPSPFRDPPAPSRQPAGRAVPEARLQPPESPRAARRNMESMRELPPLSPSLSRRAASPRAAPDAPSPQPRLGREVPGSPRARRKGLEEPRGAGSPSPPLPAETPPRRPSFGTCLSPVYGLGSPAMPSPRQSPRAPRKPLGDPRPPAGLRERKNSITEISDNEDELLEYHRRQRQERVREQEMERLERQRLETILNLCAEYTKTDGTEPGDVHQLLAGEADAGRRVPRGAVALGHATKELRQRESLERSDEENLKEECSSTESTHHEHEELAGPRAKEAQRLEEERAGVLGRLDQLKGRLKELEQQLQETSREAEMERALLQGEREAEAARLRQEQEAAQQLQEKLSSLDASIRKERDKERAKVDAERKELEQLRVLYHESKSHLAKCPESMREPLREQMRREAEALETEAKLFEDLEFQQLERESRLEEEREARGQQLLQSRAECHRSIARRKERVAALDAQAAQVRLQSAQEAERLARERNGVLQLLQKEKEKLVSLERRYQLITGGRSFPKMSSALREMGQQLPGGPVWLPALDLEKWYQEVMAGFETSSSSVSPPSSPPPLPAKVHSSHKPLQVYRTKTEGDAGALTPRMKSGTPSSSQLNLSVLGRSPSPKPPSPSPQLTACRPAQGPPSPAGSLPRNLAATLQDIETKRQLALQQKAEPLPAEPLQTGDLPGQQVIEEQKRRLAELKQKAAAEAQSQWEALHGQPPFPAAFPGLVHHSILHHHRPHGVGPRAEELDHAYDTLSLESSDSVETSISTGNNSACSPDNFSSASGMEAGKMEEMEKMLKEAQAEKSRLMECREREMELRQQALEDERRRREQLERRLQDETARRQKLVEKEVKLREKHFSQARPLTRYLPIRKEDFDLRLHIESSGHSVDTCYHVILTEKMCKGYLVKMGGKIKSWKKRWFVFDRMKRTLSYYVDKHETKLKGVIYFQAIEEVYYDHLRSAAKSPNPALTFCVKTHDRLYYMVAPSAEAMRIWMDVIVTGAEGYTQFMN from the exons ATGCCGAGGGCCCCCCGTGGTGTGACCCCTGCCCACTGGCCCAGGGCGTCGAGCACATTCCAGTGTACACAGCCCCCCGCCTTCACCCCAATAAAGTCTTGTCAAAGGCACCGGCTCAGGCTCTGGGTCCCGCGGGAGCCGGCGGCGGGGTCAGCCCCGTCCCTCCGCCccgcggggcgggccggggcggggcgaggacggcggcggcggcgggacgggacgggacggcgGAGCGGCGGAGCCGAG CAGCCCATGCCCGAGAGCACCCGGCGTCTCCGAGCGGGCACCATGGAGGCACCCGGCAGGATCCCAGCCAGCCCGGCCCGCAGAGTCCAGACCATCATCCAG aaCAGCCCCCTGGACCTGATCGACACGGGCAAGGGGCTGAAGGTGCAGACGGAGAAGCCGCACTTGGTGAGCCTGGGCAGCGGCCGGCTCAGCACCGCCATCACGCTCCTGCCCCTGGAGGAAG GGAGGACCACCATCGGCACGGCCGCGAGGGACATCGTCCTGCAGGGCCCCGGGCTGGCGCCCCAGCACTGCTACATCGAGAACGCCCGGGGGACGCTGACCCTGCACCCCTGCGGCAACGCCTGCGCCATCGACGGCGTGCCGCTCCGGCGGCCCACGCGCCTCACCCAAG GGTGCACCATCTGCCTGGGCCAGGCCACCTTCCTCCGCTTCAACCACCCTGCCGAGGCCAAGTGGATGAAGAGCATGATCCCGGCGGGGAGCAGGAGCCCGGCGACTCTCTACGGGCTGTCAGCAG AGCCCGAGGCCCTGGTGAACGGCGGCCGCCAGCCGGCTGAGCGTGGGTGTCCCAGCCACAGCTCCCTCGTCAGCTCCATCGAGAAGGACCTGCAGGACATCATGGACTCgctggtgctggaggagccGGTGTCCCCCTCTGGCAAGAAGCCACCCACCCGCGGCCGGTCCCCGCTCTCCTCTGTGGTGAATGGGGGCGGGCATTGCCTCCTGTCCCCCCCGCACAGCCCCGGGGCCGCCTCGGGGGGCTCCAGCTACGAGAATGcctccccccccttctccccgctctcctccccagccagcagcgGTGGCTACACCAGCCCCTCGcccagcagccaggagcagggtcCAGCCGTGCCCCCCCTCGTCCCCCTCCGCTCCTCCAGCTACAACCATGCTGTGCAGCCACCCCCCCAGcgcccgccccccccacccGGTGGGGGTCCCGGTGAGCCGTGGCCAGCTGAGAGGCTCGGGGACCACCGGGCAGGCAGCCCCCGGCTGACCCCCAGGGCGGCACCGCGGCCGCGGGCAGCCCTGCAGGAgcggccccccagccccttcagggaccccccggcccccagccGGCAGCCCGCCGGCAGGGCAGTCCCAGAGGCCCGGCTGCAGCCCCCCGAGAGCCCGCGGGCGGCCCGGAGGAACATGGAGAGCATGCGGGAGCtgccccccctgagcccctcCTTGTCACGCCGGGCCGCCagcccccgggcagcccctgacgccccctccccgcagccccggctgggcagggaggtgcCCGGCAGTCCCCGCGCCAGGCGCAAGGGCCTGGAGGAGCCAAGGGGTGCTGGGAGCCCCTCGCCCCCACTGCCGGCGGAGACCCCCCCACGCCGCCCCAGCTTCGGCACCTGCCTGAGCCCGGTGTACGGGCTGGGCTCCCCGGCCATGCCCTCGCCCCGGCAGAGCCCCCGCGCCCCCAGGAAGCCCTTGGGGGACCCACGGCCGccggcggggctgcgggagcgCAAGAACAGCATCACCGAGATCAGCGACAACGAGGACGAGCTGCTGGAGTACCACCGGCGGCAGCGGCAGGAGCGGGTGCGGGAGCAGGAGATGGAGCGCCTG GAGCGGCAGCGGCTGGAGACCATCCTGAACCTCTGTGCCGAGTACACCAAGACAGACGGCACCGAGCCGGGCGACGTGCACCAGCTCCTGGCTGGCGAGGCGGATGCTGGCCGGCGCGTGCCCAGGGGTGCCGTGGCTCTGGGCCACGCCACCAAAGAGCTGCGGCAGAGGGAGAGCCTGGAGAGGTCAGACGAGGAGAACCTGAAGGAGGAGTGCAGCAGCACGGAGAGCACCCACCACGAG CACGAAGAGCTGGCAGGCCCCCGGGCCAAGGAGGCGCAGCGGCTGGAGGAGGAGCGCGCCGGCGTGCTTGGCCGCCTGGACCAGCTGAAGGGCCGCCtcaaggagctggagcagcagctgcaggagacgTCGCGAGAG GCGGAGATGGAGCGGGCGCTGCTGCAGGGCGAGCGGGAGGCGGAGGCGGCGCGGCTGCGGCAGGAGCAGGAGGCGgcgcagcagctgcaggagaagcTCTCCAGCCTGGACGCCAGCATCCGGAAGGAGCGGGACAAG GAAAGGGCAAAGGTTGATGCTGAAAGGAAGGAGCTAGAGCAACTCCGGGTGCTTTACCATGAGTCGAAGAGCCACCTTGCTAAGTGCCCCGAGTCAATGCGGGAGCCGTTGCGGGAGCAGATGCGAAGG GAGGCGGAGGCGCTGGAGACGGAGGCCAAGCTGTTTGAGGACCTGGAGTTCCAGCAGCTGGAGCGGGAGAGCCGCCTCGAGGAGGAGCGCGAGGCCCGgggccagcagctcctgcagagccGGGCCGAGTGCCACCGCAGCATCGCCCGCAGGAAG GAGCGGGTGGCTGCCCTGGatgcccaggctgcccaggtcCGGCTGCAGAGCGCCCAGGAGGCCGAGCGCCTGGCCAGGGAGAGGAACGGcgtcctgcagctcctgcagaag gagaaggagaagctCGTGTCTCTGGAGAGGCGATACCAGCTCATCACAGGTGGCAGGAGCTTCCCCAAAATGTCCTCAGCTCTCAGAGAG ATGGGGCAGCAGCTGCCGGGGGGCCCCGTGTGGCTCCCGGCTCTTGATTTAGAGAAGTGGTACCAGGAGGTCATGGCTGGCTTTGagacttcctcctcctctgtctctcctccttcttcccctcctccgCTTCCAGCTAAAGTTCACTCCTCTCATAAGCCTCTCCAG GTCTATCGTACCAAAACGGAGGGTGATGCTGGTGCCCTCACCCCTCGGATGAAGAGCGGGACCCCCTCGTCCTCACAGCTCAACCTCTCGGTGCTGGGTCGCAGCCCCTCGCCCAAG CCCCCTTCCCCGTCCCCGCAGCTGACCGCCTGCCGTCCTGCCCagggcccccccagcccggcggGCAGCCTGCCCCGCAACCTGGCGGCCACGCTGCAGGACATCGAGACCAAGCGCCAGCTGGCCCTGCAGCAGAAGG CCGAGCCGCTCCCAGCAGAGCCCTTGCAGACGGGCGATCTACCAG GTCAGCAGGTGATCGAGGAGCAGAAGCGGCGGCTGGCAGAGCTGAAGCAGAAAGCGGCCGCCGAGGCTCAGTCCCAGTGGGAAGCCCTGCACGGGCAGCCCCCCTTCCCTGCCGCCTTCCCTGGGCTCGTGCATCACTCCATCCTCCACCACCACCGCCCCCACGGCGTCGGGCCCCGGGCCGAGGAGCTGGACCACGCGTACGACACCCTCAGCCTGGAGAGCTCGGACAGCGTGGAGACCAGCATTTCCACCGGCAACAACTCTGCCTGCTCGCCCGACAACTTCTCCAG TGCCAGCGGGATGGAGGCGGGGAagatggaggagatggagaagatgCTGAAGGAGGCGCAGGCGGAGAAGTCGCGTCTGATGGAGTGCCGG GAGCGGGAGATGGAGCTGCGGCAGCAGGCGCTGGAGGACGAGCGCCGGCGCCGGGAGCAGCTGGAACGCCGGCTGCAGGACGAGACCGCGCGGCGGCAGAAGCTGGTGGAGAAGGAGGTCAAGCTGCGGGAGAAGCACTTCTCACAG GCTCGTCCCCTGACGCGGTACCTGCCCATCCGTAAGGAGGATTTTGACCTGCGGCTGCACATCGAGTCCTCGGGCCACAGCGTGGACACCTGCTACCACGTCATCCTGACGGAGAAGATGTGCAAGGGCTACCTGGTCAAGATGGGTGGCAAGATCAAGTCTTGGAAGAAGCGCTGGTTTGTCTTTGACCGCATGAAGCGCACCCTCTCCTACTACGTGG ATAAACACGAGACGAAGCTGAAGGGCGTTATCTACTTCCAAGCCATCGAAGAGGTTTACTACGACCATCTCCGCAGCGCAGCAAAG AGCCCCAACCCTGCGCTCACCTTCTGCGTCAAGACCCACGACCGCCTCTACTACATGGTGGCCCCCTCGGCCGAGGCCATGCGCATCTGGATGGACGTCATCGTCACCGGGGCCGAGGGGTACACCCAGTTCATGAACTGA